The following are from one region of the Acanthopagrus latus isolate v.2019 chromosome 2, fAcaLat1.1, whole genome shotgun sequence genome:
- the LOC119009388 gene encoding pectinesterase inhibitor 10-like, which yields MAASTLVLLTTATLAPAVAHSRHTNDLTTQPAAADQPPLPAPAEGQTAQSSHAHASLHPNIPSSLPSTSPTSLQQPHPATQPREPPHTMPLQMLRPLIEACPPQACPNILLFYPSPKLSSLSLSPSTETHSVQPSPTAVLKRTTTYPPSWTWPCGLAAQGSTPITSCSPPKPQATSTSSTRARPLAPTTRPPFIQASSPPPIAHLPATTYNLHSPNPTQWTQYSEKSSRMAS from the exons ATGGCAGCTTCCACTCTGGTGCTGCTGACCACCGCAACTTTGGCTCCTGCTGTCGCACACTCCCGGCACACCAATGACCTCACAACGCAGCCTGCCGCAGCAGACCAGCCACCTCTTCCAGCCCCAGCAGAAGGCCAG ACTGCGCAATCGTCCCACGCACATGCATCCCTCCATCCCAACATCCCTTCTTCCCTTCCTTCAACCTCACCAACCTCACTCCAGCAGCCACATCCAGCAACCCAGCCCAGAGAACCACCGCACACAATGCCTTTGCAAATGCTGCGACCGCTCATTGAGGCGTGCCCACCGCAGGCCTGTCCGAACATCCTCCTTTTCTATCCCTCACCCAAGTTGAGTTCGCTTTCGCTTTCTCCCTCTACCGAGACACACTCTGTTCAGCCTTCCCCGACCGCAGTGCTGAAAAGGACGACTACCTATCCACCATCCTGGACTTGGCCCTGCGGTTTGGCGGCACAGGGTTCTACGCCTATCACGTCCTGTTCTCCTCCCAAGCCGCAGGCCACCTCCACCAGTTCAACTAGGGCACGTCCTCTTGCCCCGACCACACGCCCCCCTTTCATCCAGGCTTCATCACCGCCACCGATTGCTCATTTACCTGCCACAACTTATAATCTGCACTCACCGAACCCGACACAGTGGACACAATACTCTGAAAAGAGCTCAAGGATGGCTTCATGA